In Nicotiana tabacum cultivar K326 chromosome 21, ASM71507v2, whole genome shotgun sequence, one DNA window encodes the following:
- the LOC107768798 gene encoding putative WD repeat-containing protein C2A9.03, with protein MSHQPGDDAEYMADEYEMEDIDDDMDDEFHGRDMGGSDSDVDEYDYMNNKMQDTSAAEARRGKDIQGIPWERLSITREKYRQTRLEQYKNYENIPQSGEASEKECRATKKECSYYDFRRNSRSVKSTILHFQLRNLVWATSKHDVYLMSHFSVIHWSSLTCAKNEVLNVSGHVAPCEKHPGSLLEGFTQTQVSTLAVKDNLLVAGGFQGELICKYLDRPGVCFCSRTTYDDNAITNAVDIYNTASGALHFIASNNDCGVRDFDMEKFQLSKHFRFSWPVNHTSLSPDGKLLVVVGDDPEGILVDSRNGKTVAPLCGHVDYSFASAWHPDGITFATGNQDKTCRIWDLRNLSKSITALKGNLGAIRSIRYTSDGRFMAMAEPADFVHVFYVKSGYEEEQEIDFFGEISGMSFSPDTESLFVGVWDRTYGSLLEFGRRHNYSYLDTII; from the exons ATGTCCCACCAACCAGGAGATGATGCTGAATACATGGCAGATGAATATGAAATGGAGGATATAGATGACGATATGGATGATGAGTTCCACGGCCGAGACATGGGTGGCTCTGATTCAGATGTAGATGAGTATGACTACATG AATAATAAAATGCAAGATACCTCTGCTGCTGAGGCAAGGAGAGGCAAAGACATTCAAGGGATTCCCTGGGAAAGGCTTAGCATAACCAGGGAGAAATACAGGCAAACGAGATTAGAGCAGTATAAGAACTATGAGAATATTCCTCAATCTGGGGAGGCATCAGAGAAG GAATGCAGAGCCACAAAGAAAGAGTGTTCATATTATGATTTCAGACGTAATTCACGATCTGTTAAATCAACAATTTTACACTTCCAG CTGAGGAACTTGGTCTGGGCAACTTCCAAGCATGATGTGTACCTTATGTCGCATTTCTCCGTCATTCATTGGTCATCCTTGACTTGCGCTAAAAACGAAGTTCTCAATGTATCAGGGCATGTAGCACCATGTGAG AAACATCCTGGAAGCCTTTTAGAAGGATTTACGCAGACACAAGTCAGCACACTTGCAGTGAAAGATAACTTGCTTGTTGCTGGGGGATTTCAAGGGGAACTTATTTGCAAG TATCTAGATAGGCCCGGAGTTTGTTTCTGCTCCAGGACTACATATGATGATAATGCCATTACTAATGCTGTTGACATTTATAACACTGCCAG TGGCGCACTACATTTTATAGCTTCAAATAACGATTGTGGAGTTAGAGATTTTGATATGGAGAAATTTCAACTGTCCAAGCATTTTCGCTTTTCCTGGCCAGTAAAT CATACGTCACTGAGCCCTGATGGTAAGCTTCTCGTAGTAGTTGGGGATGATCCTGAAGGTATATTAGTTGACTCGAGGAACGGAAAG ACTGTCGCACCTTTGTGTGGACATGTAGACTACTCATTTGCATCAGCATGGCATCCTGATGGCATAACTTTTGCAACTGGGAACCAGGATAAAACCTGCAGAATATGGGATTTACGGAACTTATCCAAGTCAATCACTGCTTTGAAGGGTAACCTTGGAGCTATTCGGTCGATCCGCTACACATCTGATGGCAGATTTATGGCTATGGCAGAGCCTGCGGATTTCGTCCATGTTTTTTATGTAAAAAGTGGGTATGAGGAGGAGCAAGAAATTGATTTTTTCGGTGAGATATCCGGCATGTCTTTCAGTCCTGATACAGAGTCACTGTTCGTTGGAGTTTGGGATCGTACATATGGTAGCCTCCTTGAGTTTGGACGCCGGCACAATTATTCCTACCTTGACACAATAATCTGA